A segment of the Parasphingopyxis algicola genome:
GCTATCAGCGCCAGCATCGGCTCGAACAGCCCGATGACGAGCGCCGCGACAGCCAGGCCGTCTATATCGGGACTGCCTTCCGCTTCTAGGATCCGCTCGGCGTCAGTGCGCCGACCGCAGCCCAGCCATATATCCCGAAAGGTTCTAGCGATTGCGCGCGTTCTTCGTCGATCCCGCCCAAAGCGACGATTGGAACCCGCGATTGGCGCGCGATCAAGCCAAAACGCCTGCGACCCATCGCCCGTCCGCCCGGATGCGAGGTCGTGGCGTAAACCGGCGATAGAAAGGCCAGATCGGCGCCGACGCGTTCGGCGAGACGCAGTTCGGCCAGGTTATGGACGGCTGCGGTACGGAGGAGCATCGGCGATCCGATATGGCTTGATCGCGCGTGGTACCCATCGGCTCGCGTCGCCAGCGCCAGCTTTTCCGGTCCGGCAACAACCATGACCAAGCGCCGCCTTCGAGCGATACGCCGGATACGAGCTATCAAGGCACGGCGCGCCGCTTTGCCTAGGCTGTAATGCCGTACGATCACCCCGCTCCCGCGCGGCAATGCTCGAAGCGCCGGCCAGAGCCGGTCGCCCTGCCGTTCGTCGGTCATCAGCCATAGCGTCGGGAGAGGGTGGCGGCGTCGCACGCGGCTTCCTATAGCAAGCGCGATGACGACAGGCGATATCCCCGCGGATCGGCTCGACGCCGTGCACGAGCACATTGCGCGGGCGGCCAAACGCGCCGGTCGCGATCCTGCCGATATCACGCTCATCGCCATCTCGAAAACCCATGACGCGGAAGCGATCCGGCCCATAATTGCCGCCGGGCACCGTGTCTTCGGCGAAAACCGGGTGCAGGAAGCGCAAGGCAAGTGGCCAGGGCTGAAGGAAGAAACGCCCGATATCGAACTGCATCTTGTCGGCCAGCTCCAATCGAACAAGGCGGACGACGCCGTGGCACTGTTCGATGCGATCCACAGCGTCGACCGGTCGTCGCTCGTCAAGGCGCTCGCCAAGGCTTTCCGCAAGACCGACCGGCGGCCGCGGCTCTTCGTCCAAGTGAATATCGGCGAGGAAGAGCAAAAGGGCGGATGCGCGATCGCCGACTTGCCGGCTCTCCTCGACCGGGCCCGCGCGGCGGACCTCGAAATCGCCGGGCTGATGTGCATTCCGCCCCAGGGGCGCGAACCTGCGCCCTTTTTCGCCCTGCTCGCCAAGCTTGCCGAGGATAACGGCGTGCCGCTGCTCAGCATGGGCATGTCGTCCGATTATGAAACCGCTGTCATGTGCGGCGCGACCCATGTCCGGGTCGGCACGGCCTTGTTCGGCACGCGCGGATAGTCACCTGCGTTAAAGCTGGTGGCCGGTCCGGTCGCGCTTGGTGGCCAGATACTGCTCGTTATGGACATTCTCGCCATGGACATGTGCGACGCGCTCGGCGACCGTGATCCCCGCGGCCCCGAGCCCCGCAACCTTGTCCGGATTGTTGGTCAGCAGCCGGATTTCCCGTTGGCCCAACAGCGCGAGCATCCGCGCCGCGATCCCGAAATCGCGCTCGTCGACCGCGAAGCCGAGCCGCGTATTGGCGTCGACCGTGTCGAAGCCCTCGTCCTGCAGCGCATAGGCGCGCAACTTGTTGACGAGGCCGATGCCGCGCCCCTCCTGCCGCAGATAGAGCAATATGCCCCAGCCCTCGCCCGCCATCGCGGCCATCGCGCCCGACAGTTGCGGCCCGCAATCGCATTTGAGCGACGCCAGCACATCGCCGGTCAGGCACTCGCTGTGCAGGCGGACGAGCGGCGGTTTCCCATTGGGCGCGCCGATCAGCAGCGCGATATGCTCGGCCGCATCGGCGCGGTGCCGAAAGGCGACGATCTCCGCCTGTTCGGCCGCGGCCACGGGAAGCCGCGCCCGCGCGGCGATCGCGAGATCGTCGGGGTCGTCATACGCCTCGATATCGGCCAGCGACAGGGCGTCGCCGTCGCCGGCTTCCGCGACGAAAACGGCAGGCAGCAGATTGGCGAGGCGGGCCAGTTTCAGCGCCGCCGCCGAGGCTTCGGGATGCGTCACGGCGAGCGCGCGGAACGGCCCCTTGAGCGGCGTGCGAAGATCAAAGGCCGGGTCTGCGATGGCGATTGCGGCGGCGAGGTCGTGCCATGCCTCACGCTGTACGCGCACCGGCGCTCCGGGCGTCGCGGCCTCGAGTTGATTGGCGAGCTTGAGGGTTTCGGCCCGCCCTGCACCGATCAGAATGTCGGCTGGGCCATCGCCGTCGAAATCCGCCAGCCCCGCTTCGTCGGCGGTCTCGATCGCGAGAATGCGGATCGCGCCGCTGCCGTCGCCACAGGCGACGGGCCAGCCGCGCCGCAGCGCATCGATCGCGCCCGCGACCTTGCGGCTGTCACCGCTATCGGGGGCTGCTTCAGACACGGAACTCGGTCACCAGCGGCACGTGATCGGAGGGTTTGTGCCAGCTCCTGCTCGGTTCATGGACGGTATGGGCAACTGCCTTTTCGGCGAGATCCGGGCTCGCCCACATGTGATCGAGCCGACGGCCCCGGTCCGATGCCGCCCAGTCCTTCGCGCGATAGCTCCACCAGCTGTAATAGCGCTCGGGCGGCGGGACGAAGCGGCGGCCAAGATCGACCCAGTCATGCGACTGTTGCAGCCTGTCGAGCGTTTCCACTTCGATGGGTGTGTGACTCACCACCTTGAGCAGTTGCTTGTGGCTCCAGACGTCCGATTCAAGCGGCGCGACGTTGAAATCGCCCACCAAAAGCGTCTGCCGGTCGAGCGCTTTCGACCATTGGGTCATCCGGTCGAGGAAATCGAGCTTCTGGCCGAATTTGGGATTCTGGTCGCGATCGGGAATGTCGCCGCCCGCCGGCACATAGACATTTTCGAGATGGAATCCGGAATCGAGCCGGACGCCGACATGCCGCGCCTCGCCGTTTGCCTGCCAGTCGAGCCGGTTATCCTGGTGTATCGGCACCTTGCTGACGATCGCCACGCCATGATGCATCTTCTGGCCGTTCAGCGCCTGATATTCGTAACCCAGCGCCTTCAGCGCCTCAACCGGGAAGGTCTCATCGACGGTCTTCGTCTCCTGCAGGCACAGGATGTCGGGGGCCTCCTCCGCCAGGAAGCGTTCGACGATGCCGATGCGGAAACGGACCGAATTGATGTTCCATGTCGCGATTTTGAGGGTCGAAGCCATGGCAAGAGCCTCTAGCGGCCAATCGCGGCCAGCGCCACTGGCAAGCGCGACAGGTGTGCGCGCGCCAAATAGAAGACCCCCGCTCCGGGGGCATTTGGAGCGGGGGTCGAAACCTAGTCGTTCGTCACGCTAGGCGGGAGGTGCGGCGCAGGCGGGCAACAGGGGGAATCCCGCTCGGCCTTTAAGCGCCTCCACATCCTCCTTCTAGCGGGTTTTTCCTGACGGGCGGATGAATGACAGGGCCCTATCCGTCGCCGATTTCGCTCAACAGGGCGCCGGACTGCGCTATATGTGCGACGACCGGCGGCGACGGGTTAATCTAACGGCGGCGGTTGCGCGGCCGCGGATCGCGATAGCGGAACGTCCGGTCGGCGATCTCCATGCCGAACCGCTGATTGGCGAGGTTGATCGTCGTGAGGTTGTTCTGCGAATCGAGCACGGTCCAGCCCTGCAACATGAGACCGCCGGGGGCTGACGGATTGCGCAGGAAGGTGATCGTGATCGTGCCATACTCGGGATGTTCGGGATCGCGCGCCCGGACGCGAACTTCGCTGTTCCGGCCCGAATCGATGACCCGGGCGAAACGCGACAGGTCACGGTCGGGATTGAGCAGCACCGAAAGCGGCGAATCGCCGATCGGCCAGCGCTGGACCTGGCGGACGTCATAGTCGACGAACGTCAGCGCACGGCCGTCCGAAACGACCAACATGTTGACGCCCTCTTCGTAAGAGAAGCGGATCTTGCCCGGCCGTTTGAGAAACATCTCGCCGCGCACCGACTGGCCGGCCCGGTTGGTCTCGATGAAATCGGCCCGCATCGTGTTTACCGACTGCAGGTGACGCTGGACCTGGGCGAGTACATCCTGCTGCGCTTCGGCGGGCGCCGGCGCGATCAGGGCGCTAGCGGTCAGCGCGAGCGGTGCGGCGGCAAGGGCAAGGGCGGTAAGGCGATGCATATGTCTGTCCGTGTATCTATCCATTGGGGGATCGAGCGCGGGTAATGGGTTTTCCGCGTTGAATGCAAACTGAACCCGGAAGTTCCCCGTCATTCAGCTGCATCGGCCCGCCTAAACCGGATTGCCTTCCTGGTCGATCAGTACTTCGCGGCGGCCGACATGGTTGGCGGCGCTCACCTTGCCTTCCGCCTCCATCCGCTCGATCAGCCGCGCGGCGTTATTGTAGCCGACACGCAGCTGGCGCTGGATGTAGCTGGTCGAGGCCTTCTGGCTTTCCGCGACGATCTGGCACGCCTTGCGGTAGAGCTGCTCTTCGGCCGAATCCTCGCCCGTCGGCTGGCCGTCGAACGTATAGCCGCCATCCTCGGGTTCCTCGGTGACCGCCTGCACATATTCGGGCTGGCCTTGTTCGCGCCAGTGATCGGCGACCCGGCGGACTTCCTCGTCGGACACGAACGGGCAATGGACGCGCGCGATCTGCTTGCCGCCCGGCATATAGAGCATATCGCCCTTGCCCAGCAGCTGTTCGGCGCCCTGTTCGCCGAGGATCGTGCGCGAATCGATCTTCGAGGTGACCGAGAAGCTGATCCGCGTCGGCAGGTTCGCCTTGATGACGCCGGTAATGACGTCGACCGAGGGGCGCTGCGTCGCCATGATGAGATGGATGCCGGCGGCGCGCGCCTTCTGCGCCAGCCGCTGGATCAGAAACTCGACTTCCTTGCCGGCCGTCATCATGAGATCGGCGAGCTCGTCGACGACGACGACGATCTGCGGCAGCGGCTCATATTCGAGCTCCTCTTCCTCGTAGACGGGCTGGCCCGTATCCGCATCATAGCCGGTCTGGACGCGGCGGCCGAGCGGCTTGCCCTTGGCCTTGGCGGCGCGGACCTTGTCGTTGAAACCCTGCAGCGACCGGACCGACAGCGATGCGAGCATCCGGTATCGCTCCTCCATCTGCTCGACCGCCCATTTGAGCGCGCGCACCGCCTTGGCGGGTTCGGTCACCACCGGCGAAAGCAGATGCGGGATATCGTCGTAGATGCTCAGCTCGAGCATCTTCGGATCGATCATGATCAGCTTACATTCCTCGGGCGTCAGTCGGTAGAGCAGCGACAGGATCATGCAATTGAGCCCGACCGACTTGCCCGAGCCGGTGGTGCCGGCGACGAGCAGGTGCGGCATCGGCGCCAGATCGGCGATGACGGGATCGCCGGCGATATTCTTGCCGAGGATGATCGGCAACTTGGCCGAATGGTCCTCGAACGCCGCACTCGCGATCATTTCGGAGAGTACGACCATTTCGCGATGCTGGTTGGGCAGTTCGATCCCGATCACGCTGCGTCCCGGGATCACGGCAACGCGCGCCGAGATGGCGGACATGTTGCGCGCGATATCGTCGGCCAGCTGGATGACGCGGCTCGCCTTGATCCCGCTCGCCGGTTCGAGCTCGTACATGGTGACGACGGGGCCGGGCCGCACTTCGACGATCTCGCCTTTCACGTGGAAATCGTCGAGCACCGATTCGAGCAGCCGCGCATTGCGTTCAAGCGCCGCCTTGTCGAGCGCCTGGCCCTGATCGTCGGGCGACGGGTTCAGCAGTTCGAGCGTCGGCAGGTCGTAATTGAGGTTGAGCGAGCGCTGGCGCGGTTTCTTGCCCGTCGGGGGCCGGCCCGCCTTCGGGTCGGTGATCACGGGGGCCCGCGCTTCGGGTTCGGGCGGAGGGACCTTCTTGCGCGGCTGGGGCGCTTTCTTGGCGGTTTCGCGCGCGTCGGTGATCTTGACCGGTTTCGGCCGATCGGCGCGGCGGAACAGGAAGGCGCGCTCATCCTCGTCGAGCGCGAGGCCGCGATACCAGAGATAGAGCCCGCCGCCGCCGAGCAGGGCGGCGAGCGCCCAGCCCAGATAACGGGCGAGATCCGGATTTCCGATCAGGCTCAGCAGACTGCCAAACACCGCGCCGCCGCCATAGCCGAGCACGCCGCCCCAGCCCAATGGAAGCCCGCGTATGCTGGCGCCCGCCAACAGGGTGAGCGCCGAACCGACCAGCATGATGGCGACCGCGATCAGCAATACCGAGCGCGGCCAGCGGCCGAGCGGCGCATCGCGCCAGAGCCTGAGCGCGACGAGCGCCGCCAAGGGCAGTAGCAGACCGGCCAGCGGGCCGAACATTATGAGCAGCGCTTCGGACACATAGGCGCCGCCGCCGCCCAGAAGATTTTGCGCCGGGCCTTCCGCGGCCGTGTTGAGCGCGGGGTCGCTGGGCCGGTAGCTGACCAGCGCCAGCGCGACGAGCACCGTCAGGATCAGCAGACCGAGCGATACGAACAGAGCAGTCGAGCGCGATGCCGCGCGCCGCATCGCTTCGCGCCAGGCCGGCATCTGCGCCGCCAATCCACCCTGTGCCATCTCGCGCCTCCCGCCTTTTGTGCGCAATTTGTTCCTTGTTTAACCCTAATGCGCCTCCGCCGGACTCGCCGTCAAGCACAAGCGGCTATGCGGCCCGCTTTCGCTGCGTTAAAGCGAGTCCCTATGGCGATGAACGGCGTTTGTTTGTCAGAATTTCCCTATCGGGAAATCGCCGCACCGGCCCGCACCCCCTCCCGGCCTCCCATTGAGTGTACCCTGTTGGGAGGCCGGGAGGGGGTGCGGGCCGGTGCGGCGTTCGACCGACAGGTTGAGTCTGATCAAAAAACCGGCAAGGGTCAGCTGGGCTGTACTTCTGCGGAATCGGGCGACTTTTTATGAATCAAAGCGACGTGATCATCCTGGGCGGCGGACTGGTCGGCCAGACTCTGGCGCTGGCGCTCGACGCGCACGGCCTGTCGAGCGCGGTGATCGACAGGATGCCGGCCGAAGCCCTGCTCGACAGCAGTTATGACGGGCGAGTGTCGGCGGTCGCGAGCGCGAGCTGGAACATGCTCGACGCGATCGGCCTTGGCGCGGCGCTCGAAGGAAAGGGCTGCGCGATCGGCTCGATCCGCGCGAGCGATGGCCTCGCGCCCGGCCGCCTCGATTTCGAACCCGGTGAGGGCGAGGGGCCGCTCGGTATCATGTTCGAAAACCGGCTGCTGCGGGCGACATTGTTCGAAGCGTCGCAAAGGGCCGAGCATATCGCGCTCCATATGGCGAAAAGCGCGGCCGATGTGCAGCGCGAACCGGGCGGCGTCACGGTGACGCTCGACGACGGGACGGTGCTGAAGGGATCGCTGCTGATCGGCGCCGAGGGGCGGGGTTCGCCGACGCGCGATGCGGCCGGCATCCGCATCGCGCGCTGGAGTTACAAGCACCACGCCATCGTCGCGACGATCAACCACGAAAAGCCGCATGGCGCGATCGCTTACGAGATATTCTATCCGGCCGGGCCCTTCGCGCTCTTGCCGATGCTCGACGACGCGAACGGCCACCGCTCGGCGCTGGTCTGGACAGTGGACGAGAAGAACGGCCCGGCAATGCTCGCGCTCGGCGAGCGCGCCTTTCTTGCCGAAGCGCAGAAGCGGATGGGCAGCTTTCTCGGAGAATTGGCGCTGGCCGGCCCGCGCGGCGCCTATCCGCTGGGCTTTCACCATGCCGCGACGATCACCGGTGAGCGGTTGGCGCTGGTCGGCGACAGCGCGCACGGTATCCACCCGATCGCGGGGCAGGGCCTCAATCTCGGTTTCCGCGATGTCGCGGCGCTCGCCGAAGTGCTGGTCGAGGGCGTTCGGCTCGGCATGGATCCGGGCGATGCGCAGCTGCTCAAACGCTATGAGACCTGGCGCAGCCTCGACACCCTGATGGTCGCGATGGCGACCGACGGGCTGACCCGGCTGTTCGGCATCCCGGGCAGGGCGGCGTCGAAGATCCGTCGTTTCGGCATGACGGCGGTCGACCGCATCCCGCCGCTCAAGCGCCGCTTCGTCGATGAGGCGCGGGGCAGCAGCGGACGACTGCCGCTGCTGCTGCAGGGCGTCACCGTTTAGTCAAAAAAACCGCCGCCCGCTCGAGGGGGCGGCGGCAGTGGAGAGACCTGGAGGCGGTCCCGTTCAGAGGGGCCGGGCGCTATTCAACCGACGCCAGGGCATCGGAGCGCGGCAGTCTTACACTTTCGAGCGTCCGCGCCCGGCATTCGCGGACCGCGTTGCGTCCGCGCAGATCGAAATTATAGGCGGTTCCGCAGACTTCGCGTGCCGCGGCGCGGAGACGGCGCTGCAATCTGATACGGTCGGCGGGGTTGCCGAGATCGAGATCGGCATGGCTTACGGCCAGCGATGCGGGGTTCGCCGGTGCGACCTGCGCGATTGTCGGGTGAGAGATGACGGTCCCCAAGAGCAGCGCTCCGGGGATCAGGAGAAGGTTCAGGGCTTTCATGTGCTTTGTCCTTTTGAGGGGAGGAGAAAGCGTCGACGCGAGTGTTGGATAGCATAAGTTTCAAATTGAAACGAACAACTATGTTGCATGTGCGTTCTGCAAAAGTGCAGAATGGCCTCATGTTGGACTGGAACGACCTGCGCTATCTGCTGAGCGTTGCCGAGACCGGCAGCACTTTGGGCGCCGGGAAGAGGCTGCGCGTCAGCCAGACGACGGCCGCGCGGCGCGTGGCCGCGCTGGAGCGCGAACTCGGCCTCTCCCTGTTCGAGCGCAGTCCGGCCGGTTATCGGCTGACCCCGGTCGGCGAAGCGTTGCTGGAAAAGGCGCGGACTGTCGAGGCAGCGGCGGCGGAGTTCGCCGATGCGGCGGCGTCCCAGGCCCGCGATGTCAGCGGCACGGTGAAGCTGACGACCATCGACATCTATGCCCTCACTTTCCTCGCGCCGATTCTGAACCGGCTGCACGAAGCCCTGCCCGCCATCCGGATCGAGGTCGACACCTCGCAGGAAACGCTCGATCTTGCGGCCGGCGAGGCCGATGTGGCGATCCGCACCAGCCCGGATCCGAAAGGGGGCGGGCTGGTCGGGCGCAGGATCGGGTACAATCGCTGGACCGTCTATTGCAGCCGAAACTATGCCGATGCCCATGGCGTGCCGCGTTCGCGCGAGGAACTGGCCAAGCATGATTTCATCGGCGGCGGCGGCAAGAATTTCTGGCCGCCCTATCTGAAATGGCTGCGCAAGAACAATCTCGAGGATGCGGTGACCATGCATCATGGCACGGGGATGGGGATATTGTCGGCCGTGCGCGCCGGGGCTGGCCTGGCCGTCATGCCAAGCTTTTTCGCCGATCGCGATCCCGATCTCATCCAGTGCCTGCCGCCCCATCCCGATGACGAGGGCGGGCTGTGGCTGCTCACCCATGAAC
Coding sequences within it:
- a CDS encoding thiamine phosphate synthase yields the protein MAMSVISAGSRPARLAARAMCSCTASSRSAGISPVVIALAIGSRVRRRHPLPTLWLMTDERQGDRLWPALRALPRGSGVIVRHYSLGKAARRALIARIRRIARRRRLVMVVAGPEKLALATRADGYHARSSHIGSPMLLRTAAVHNLAELRLAERVGADLAFLSPVYATTSHPGGRAMGRRRFGLIARQSRVPIVALGGIDEERAQSLEPFGIYGWAAVGALTPSGS
- a CDS encoding YggS family pyridoxal phosphate-dependent enzyme, translating into MTTGDIPADRLDAVHEHIARAAKRAGRDPADITLIAISKTHDAEAIRPIIAAGHRVFGENRVQEAQGKWPGLKEETPDIELHLVGQLQSNKADDAVALFDAIHSVDRSSLVKALAKAFRKTDRRPRLFVQVNIGEEEQKGGCAIADLPALLDRARAADLEIAGLMCIPPQGREPAPFFALLAKLAEDNGVPLLSMGMSSDYETAVMCGATHVRVGTALFGTRG
- the ribA gene encoding GTP cyclohydrolase II; translated protein: MSEAAPDSGDSRKVAGAIDALRRGWPVACGDGSGAIRILAIETADEAGLADFDGDGPADILIGAGRAETLKLANQLEAATPGAPVRVQREAWHDLAAAIAIADPAFDLRTPLKGPFRALAVTHPEASAAALKLARLANLLPAVFVAEAGDGDALSLADIEAYDDPDDLAIAARARLPVAAAEQAEIVAFRHRADAAEHIALLIGAPNGKPPLVRLHSECLTGDVLASLKCDCGPQLSGAMAAMAGEGWGILLYLRQEGRGIGLVNKLRAYALQDEGFDTVDANTRLGFAVDERDFGIAARMLALLGQREIRLLTNNPDKVAGLGAAGITVAERVAHVHGENVHNEQYLATKRDRTGHQL
- a CDS encoding exodeoxyribonuclease III, which gives rise to MASTLKIATWNINSVRFRIGIVERFLAEEAPDILCLQETKTVDETFPVEALKALGYEYQALNGQKMHHGVAIVSKVPIHQDNRLDWQANGEARHVGVRLDSGFHLENVYVPAGGDIPDRDQNPKFGQKLDFLDRMTQWSKALDRQTLLVGDFNVAPLESDVWSHKQLLKVVSHTPIEVETLDRLQQSHDWVDLGRRFVPPPERYYSWWSYRAKDWAASDRGRRLDHMWASPDLAEKAVAHTVHEPSRSWHKPSDHVPLVTEFRV
- a CDS encoding LolA family protein; translated protein: MHRLTALALAAAPLALTASALIAPAPAEAQQDVLAQVQRHLQSVNTMRADFIETNRAGQSVRGEMFLKRPGKIRFSYEEGVNMLVVSDGRALTFVDYDVRQVQRWPIGDSPLSVLLNPDRDLSRFARVIDSGRNSEVRVRARDPEHPEYGTITITFLRNPSAPGGLMLQGWTVLDSQNNLTTINLANQRFGMEIADRTFRYRDPRPRNRRR
- a CDS encoding FtsK/SpoIIIE family DNA translocase, translated to MAQGGLAAQMPAWREAMRRAASRSTALFVSLGLLILTVLVALALVSYRPSDPALNTAAEGPAQNLLGGGGAYVSEALLIMFGPLAGLLLPLAALVALRLWRDAPLGRWPRSVLLIAVAIMLVGSALTLLAGASIRGLPLGWGGVLGYGGGAVFGSLLSLIGNPDLARYLGWALAALLGGGGLYLWYRGLALDEDERAFLFRRADRPKPVKITDARETAKKAPQPRKKVPPPEPEARAPVITDPKAGRPPTGKKPRQRSLNLNYDLPTLELLNPSPDDQGQALDKAALERNARLLESVLDDFHVKGEIVEVRPGPVVTMYELEPASGIKASRVIQLADDIARNMSAISARVAVIPGRSVIGIELPNQHREMVVLSEMIASAAFEDHSAKLPIILGKNIAGDPVIADLAPMPHLLVAGTTGSGKSVGLNCMILSLLYRLTPEECKLIMIDPKMLELSIYDDIPHLLSPVVTEPAKAVRALKWAVEQMEERYRMLASLSVRSLQGFNDKVRAAKAKGKPLGRRVQTGYDADTGQPVYEEEELEYEPLPQIVVVVDELADLMMTAGKEVEFLIQRLAQKARAAGIHLIMATQRPSVDVITGVIKANLPTRISFSVTSKIDSRTILGEQGAEQLLGKGDMLYMPGGKQIARVHCPFVSDEEVRRVADHWREQGQPEYVQAVTEEPEDGGYTFDGQPTGEDSAEEQLYRKACQIVAESQKASTSYIQRQLRVGYNNAARLIERMEAEGKVSAANHVGRREVLIDQEGNPV
- a CDS encoding UbiH/UbiF/VisC/COQ6 family ubiquinone biosynthesis hydroxylase encodes the protein MNQSDVIILGGGLVGQTLALALDAHGLSSAVIDRMPAEALLDSSYDGRVSAVASASWNMLDAIGLGAALEGKGCAIGSIRASDGLAPGRLDFEPGEGEGPLGIMFENRLLRATLFEASQRAEHIALHMAKSAADVQREPGGVTVTLDDGTVLKGSLLIGAEGRGSPTRDAAGIRIARWSYKHHAIVATINHEKPHGAIAYEIFYPAGPFALLPMLDDANGHRSALVWTVDEKNGPAMLALGERAFLAEAQKRMGSFLGELALAGPRGAYPLGFHHAATITGERLALVGDSAHGIHPIAGQGLNLGFRDVAALAEVLVEGVRLGMDPGDAQLLKRYETWRSLDTLMVAMATDGLTRLFGIPGRAASKIRRFGMTAVDRIPPLKRRFVDEARGSSGRLPLLLQGVTV
- a CDS encoding UrcA family protein, with product MKALNLLLIPGALLLGTVISHPTIAQVAPANPASLAVSHADLDLGNPADRIRLQRRLRAAAREVCGTAYNFDLRGRNAVRECRARTLESVRLPRSDALASVE
- a CDS encoding LysR family transcriptional regulator, with the protein product MLDWNDLRYLLSVAETGSTLGAGKRLRVSQTTAARRVAALERELGLSLFERSPAGYRLTPVGEALLEKARTVEAAAAEFADAAASQARDVSGTVKLTTIDIYALTFLAPILNRLHEALPAIRIEVDTSQETLDLAAGEADVAIRTSPDPKGGGLVGRRIGYNRWTVYCSRNYADAHGVPRSREELAKHDFIGGGGKNFWPPYLKWLRKNNLEDAVTMHHGTGMGILSAVRAGAGLAVMPSFFADRDPDLIQCLPPHPDDEGGLWLLTHERLRNVPRVRAVLDFLAPELRRLALGAG